The DNA segment CCGCACGCGCCAGCGAATTAATGCGCCAGCATTTACTGACGCCAATTCCGATTATTCAACAGGCGATGGCCGGTAAACTTCAGCAGGAACAGAGCTGAGTCCGGTTACTCTTCCGGGATACGTAAAACCTGCCCGGGATATATTTTATCCGGGCTTTTCAGCATCGGTTTATTCGCTTCAAAGATTTTGTTGTACAGATTGGCATTACCGTAAACCTGTTTTGAAATAGCGCTCAACGTGTCGCCTGATTTCACCGTATAAAATTGACTCTCCGCCGCAGGCGCTGACGTTTTAACCTGATCTTCCACACTGCCGATCCCGGAAATATTCCCGATCGCAATGAGGATTTTTTCTTTCGCTTCCTGACTTAAACCGTCGCCCGTTACCGTCGCTTTACCGTCCGTCACCTGCACATTGACTTTATCGGC comes from the Citrobacter koseri ATCC BAA-895 genome and includes:
- the lysM gene encoding peptidoglycan-binding protein LysM, which gives rise to MGLFNFVKDAGEKLWDAVTGNHDKDDLAKKVQEHLNKTGIPDADKVNVQVTDGKATVTGDGLSQEAKEKILIAIGNISGIGSVEDQVKTSAPAAESQFYTVKSGDTLSAISKQVYGNANLYNKIFEANKPMLKSPDKIYPGQVLRIPEE